In Candidatus Poribacteria bacterium, the sequence CACCGTAGCCTGCCCCTTTAATAGCAGCAATAAGATCCGTGGGCGTCACTTGACCGGGGATGTACGCGATCTTCGCTTTCTCTGTGGCAAAATTTACTGTCGCAGAGACGACGCTTGGTCGCATTTCGTTAAGTGCTTTTTCGACGCTCGCGGCACAGTTGACGCAGTGCATCCCCGTTATAGGCAATTCAATCTCGCCTGTCGCTACCCCGTAACCGATGTCTTGAATTCTTTCAATGATGCCATTTTCGTTCAACACAGACGGGTTGAAAGTGACCGTTGCTCTCTCGGTAGCGTAGTTGACATCTGCCGTTGCGACACCATCCAGTTTCCCCAACTCACGTGCGACAGTGTCCGAACAGTTTGTACAGTGCATCCCTGTTATGGGCAGTGTGACCTGTTTTTCAGTCATAAGGCTCTCCTCCCACGTTTCAGTGGGGGATTGACATAGCGTCAGCGTTAATTATCCCATCACTCCAGTTACGCTGCTAAGTTCCGATTCGTCCTTCATACGCTGAAATTTGCTCATCAAACTGCAACGTCCAGCCAATCTCATCTAAGCCATTCAGCAAACAGTGCTTCTCAAAATCACCAATCTCAAAAGGGTGTGCAGTCCCGTCAGGCTGAACCACCTGCTGTGCTTCCAAATCAATCATCAACCTGTACCCTTCTTGTGCCTCGATCTGTTCCATCAGATCCGCAGTCACATCGTCCGGCAGAGCGATGGGCAGCAGGCCATTCTTGTAGCAGTTGTTACGGAAGATGTCCGCAAATGAAGGTGCGATTACCGCCTTAAACCCATACTGTTGCAACGCCCACGGTGCATGTTCCCGCGAACTACCGCAGCCAAAGTTTGCCCCAGCGACCAAAATACTCGCCTCCTGATAGCGGGGATCGTTCAGGACAAAGTCCGGATTGGGATCGCCATTATCCAGAGAACGCCAGTCATAAAACAGGAACTCTCCAAAACCGGTGCGTTCAATCCGTTTGAGAAACTGCTTAGGAATAATTTGATCTGTGTCTACATTCAATCGATTCAACGGTGCTGCAAGTCCAACATGTTCTTTGAATGCTTCCATTGTTTGTATCTCCTTCAGAAGTTTCAGTGATAATTATGTAACCAAAGTCGTAAAAGGTTGATTAACCTATAAATCTACTCAGCGTTTGGCGGACCCCTATAGCCGATGCTCTCCCAACCAGCTACATCACCCCCCAATAGCCGGTAGGGGTGCGGGACTATCCGCAACGAGCGATCCTCCAACGGCAGAGAAATGCGTTGGTGCCCACTCTCGGCAGATTGTTTTAGCGCGATCGCAATTTCCAACGCTTGGCGGTATCCATGCCCGCTGTCCAGCACATCCCGACCCGTATCAAACGCCTGCATAAGCCACTCAATCCGCCGCGTAAAGAAGTCGTCAGGTGAAGAGGTGTCAAGAAAATCAGGATAAACAGGAGTCGAAGCTGCACCAGTCCCTTGGATAAACACAGGTCTGGGGCTCGTCATCCATACCTGCCCATTTTCCCCTGTGACTGCGATCGGGCAAGAGCCACCTTGCTCCGATGACGCAGGAATCTCACAGACAACGTCCCCTGATAATCCAAGACGACCATAGGCAGGGCAGT encodes:
- a CDS encoding heavy-metal-associated domain-containing protein, giving the protein MTEKQVTLPITGMHCTNCSDTVARELGKLDGVATADVNYATERATVTFNPSVLNENGIIERIQDIGYGVATGEIELPITGMHCVNCAASVEKALNEMRPSVVSATVNFATEKAKIAYIPGQVTPTDLIAAIKGAGYG
- the leuD gene encoding 3-isopropylmalate dehydratase small subunit, coding for MEAFKEHVGLAAPLNRLNVDTDQIIPKQFLKRIERTGFGEFLFYDWRSLDNGDPNPDFVLNDPRYQEASILVAGANFGCGSSREHAPWALQQYGFKAVIAPSFADIFRNNCYKNGLLPIALPDDVTADLMEQIEAQEGYRLMIDLEAQQVVQPDGTAHPFEIGDFEKHCLLNGLDEIGWTLQFDEQISAYEGRIGT